A stretch of Phyllobacterium zundukense DNA encodes these proteins:
- a CDS encoding amino acid ABC transporter permease — MGYALDFGWLNGAVGMIASGAAMTIFLIAVTSVIGTVLSIFGAAARRSRYPILRKAIAAYVELVRNTPFLVQLFFIFFGLPRLGIRLDPVIAAMLAMTLNMAAYTTEIVGAGLDAVPKGQKEAAAALGLQPWLVFVKIVLPQALKVIFPALTSQIVIMMLESAVVSQIAVRELTYEADMLQARTFRAFETYFIVTLVYLGMSIGLRRLLFAAGRRTIAGGMA; from the coding sequence GTGGGCTATGCGCTCGACTTTGGCTGGTTGAATGGCGCGGTCGGGATGATCGCCAGTGGCGCGGCCATGACGATCTTCCTGATCGCCGTGACCTCCGTCATTGGCACGGTCCTGAGCATTTTCGGAGCGGCTGCCCGGCGCAGCCGCTACCCGATACTGCGCAAGGCAATCGCCGCCTATGTCGAGCTCGTACGCAACACACCTTTCCTGGTGCAGCTATTCTTCATCTTCTTTGGCCTGCCGCGGCTTGGCATCCGGCTCGACCCGGTTATTGCCGCCATGCTGGCCATGACGCTGAACATGGCCGCCTACACGACGGAGATCGTCGGTGCCGGTCTTGACGCGGTACCGAAAGGCCAGAAGGAAGCCGCCGCAGCACTGGGCCTGCAGCCCTGGCTGGTGTTCGTCAAGATCGTGCTGCCGCAGGCGCTGAAAGTTATTTTTCCGGCTCTCACCAGCCAGATTGTCATCATGATGCTGGAGTCGGCCGTCGTCTCGCAGATCGCGGTGCGCGAACTCACCTATGAGGCAGACATGCTGCAGGCACGAACCTTCCGTGCCTTCGAGACGTATTTCATCGTCACCCTGGTCTATCTCGGGATGAGCATTGGCCTACGCCGCCTGCTGTTTGCGGCGGGGCGCCGCACGATCGCCGGAGGCATGGCATGA
- a CDS encoding amino acid ABC transporter permease, producing the protein MIEFTFWDILRNLLLAARWTILLSIVAFAGGAIAGVAILLLRISKRRWLRRAAEYYIGLFQGTPLLMQLFLLFFGLPLLGFRIEAWTAAVLGLTLCASAFLAEIWRGGVQSLPNGQWDAGSSLGLHYVAQLRLIILPQAFAITRAPTVGFLVQLIKSTALTSIIGFEELVRTSNAINNATFEPFTVYGLVALIYFVLCYPLTRYTKILELRTARQH; encoded by the coding sequence ATGATCGAGTTCACCTTCTGGGACATATTGCGCAATCTCCTGCTCGCTGCCCGCTGGACGATCCTGCTCTCCATCGTTGCCTTTGCCGGCGGCGCCATTGCGGGCGTGGCAATTCTGCTGCTGCGCATATCAAAGCGGCGCTGGCTGCGACGCGCCGCCGAATACTACATTGGCCTTTTTCAGGGAACGCCGCTGCTGATGCAGCTGTTCCTGCTGTTTTTCGGCCTGCCGCTTCTGGGGTTTCGTATCGAGGCCTGGACGGCTGCCGTTCTGGGGTTGACCCTTTGCGCCAGCGCCTTTCTTGCCGAGATCTGGCGTGGCGGCGTGCAGTCACTGCCAAACGGACAGTGGGACGCGGGGAGCAGTCTCGGTTTGCACTATGTAGCCCAGCTGCGGCTCATCATCCTGCCGCAGGCCTTTGCCATCACGCGTGCACCGACGGTGGGCTTTCTGGTGCAGCTGATCAAAAGTACGGCGCTGACCTCCATCATCGGTTTCGAGGAATTGGTCCGGACTTCGAACGCTATCAACAATGCGACTTTTGAACCTTTTACCGTCTACGGGCTGGTAGCGCTGATCTATTTTGTTCTGTGCTACCCGCTGACGCGCTATACAAAGATATTGGAGCTTCGTACCGCTCGCCAGCATTGA
- a CDS encoding ABC transporter substrate-binding protein: MDNILKKDVGRRAVLGTGVMAAAVLAMPNILRAQDKSLKVGVYGGYFKDSFDKNIFPEFTKATGITIESVAEPTGEAWLVQLEQASKAGAAPADVSMMSQVSMLKGQTTKLWTPLDMAKIPNAKNLLDRFVNKYPDGAVAGIGAVSWYITLVTNTDVYKEAPTSWAAFWDKANADKLGLLALVSNSFLLEITAKTFFGGTNALDTEEGLLKAFDKLAEVKPNVRLWYRDEAQFEQSLKSGEIPMGQYYHDVTGLAASEGHPVRSTFPKEGGVQDSGCWALSRASKKVEEAHIFIDYMSQPAIQATLSRKVGTSPTVKRELLDLNEKEFASVSSDIEPIIPRYDLYTTKADWLNQKWTELIVG; the protein is encoded by the coding sequence ATGGACAATATTCTGAAAAAAGACGTCGGCCGCCGTGCGGTGCTTGGCACCGGTGTCATGGCGGCAGCTGTTCTGGCAATGCCCAATATCCTGCGGGCGCAGGACAAATCGCTGAAGGTCGGCGTCTATGGCGGCTACTTCAAGGATTCGTTCGACAAGAACATTTTCCCGGAATTCACCAAGGCGACAGGCATTACAATTGAATCCGTAGCCGAGCCAACCGGCGAAGCCTGGCTGGTGCAGCTTGAACAGGCCTCCAAAGCAGGCGCAGCTCCTGCAGATGTCTCGATGATGTCGCAGGTGTCCATGCTCAAGGGACAGACGACCAAGCTGTGGACCCCGCTCGATATGGCGAAAATCCCTAACGCGAAGAACCTGCTCGATCGCTTCGTCAACAAATATCCGGATGGAGCAGTTGCCGGTATCGGTGCCGTCTCGTGGTACATCACGCTCGTTACCAATACCGACGTCTACAAGGAAGCGCCGACATCATGGGCTGCCTTCTGGGACAAGGCCAATGCCGACAAGCTCGGCCTGCTCGCCCTGGTATCCAACTCCTTCCTGCTGGAAATAACTGCAAAGACCTTCTTCGGCGGGACCAATGCTCTCGACACGGAAGAGGGTCTGTTGAAGGCCTTTGACAAGCTGGCCGAGGTCAAGCCGAATGTACGCCTTTGGTATCGCGATGAAGCGCAGTTCGAACAGTCGCTGAAATCCGGTGAAATTCCGATGGGACAATATTATCATGACGTCACGGGCCTCGCCGCCTCGGAAGGCCACCCGGTCCGCTCCACCTTCCCGAAGGAAGGCGGCGTTCAGGATTCGGGTTGCTGGGCCCTGTCTCGCGCATCGAAAAAGGTCGAGGAAGCCCATATCTTCATCGACTATATGAGCCAGCCGGCCATTCAGGCCACGCTATCGCGCAAGGTCGGCACCTCGCCGACGGTGAAGCGAGAACTGCTCGATCTGAACGAAAAGGAATTCGCCTCGGTTTCATCCGACATCGAGCCGATCATTCCGCGCTATGATCTCTACACGACCAAGGCCGACTGGCTGAACCAGAAATGGACCGAGCTGATCGTCGGCTAA
- a CDS encoding ABC transporter ATP-binding protein: MSGLVLNNVTKQFGAFTAVENVHLSVPHGTFVCLLGPSGCGKTTLLRMIAGLDNPTNGAILLDGDDITGVPTHKRKLGMVFQSLALFPHLSVGENIAYPLRIRGAAREDQQKRVDELLTLIHLPGYGDRPVSKLSGGQRQRVAIARALALSPRLFLLDEPLSALDAKLREAMQVELRQLQQKLGITTIVVTHDQREAMTMADTVVVMNGGHVRQAASPIEIYRKPADTFVADFIGSTNLIETQADSSGAATIFGHRVQGLVLPAGAQKATISVRPEDVHLTAPGNGAIDGTVTFVRDLGGTIETFVEAGGKQIIAVSTPRERPDVVAGQAVGISLSPDVCVVLKQ; encoded by the coding sequence ATGTCCGGACTGGTTTTGAACAATGTCACCAAGCAATTCGGGGCATTCACCGCAGTCGAGAACGTGCATCTTTCCGTGCCGCACGGCACGTTCGTGTGCCTGCTTGGACCGTCGGGCTGTGGCAAGACCACGCTGCTGCGCATGATCGCCGGGCTCGACAATCCGACAAATGGCGCCATCCTGCTCGATGGCGACGACATTACCGGCGTGCCGACGCACAAGCGCAAACTTGGCATGGTGTTTCAATCGCTGGCACTCTTCCCGCATCTGAGCGTGGGTGAAAACATCGCCTATCCGCTACGCATTCGCGGCGCCGCACGCGAGGACCAGCAAAAACGCGTAGACGAATTGCTCACGCTGATCCACCTGCCAGGTTATGGCGACCGGCCCGTGTCGAAATTGTCCGGCGGTCAGCGCCAGCGCGTAGCCATCGCCCGGGCGCTGGCACTCTCGCCACGACTCTTCCTGCTTGACGAACCCCTCTCGGCCCTCGACGCAAAACTGCGCGAGGCCATGCAGGTCGAACTGCGTCAACTCCAGCAGAAACTCGGCATCACCACCATCGTCGTCACCCACGACCAGCGCGAGGCAATGACCATGGCGGACACGGTTGTCGTCATGAATGGCGGACACGTTCGGCAGGCCGCGTCGCCGATCGAAATCTACCGCAAACCCGCCGACACTTTTGTGGCCGACTTTATCGGTTCGACCAATCTGATCGAGACCCAGGCCGACAGCTCCGGCGCGGCGACCATATTCGGTCACCGGGTTCAGGGCCTTGTCCTCCCGGCCGGCGCACAAAAGGCCACGATATCGGTACGTCCGGAAGATGTGCACCTGACCGCGCCGGGCAATGGCGCGATCGATGGAACGGTAACCTTCGTTCGCGATCTCGGCGGCACGATCGAGACGTTTGTCGAAGCCGGCGGCAAGCAGATTATTGCGGTCTCGACGCCGCGCGAGCGGCCCGACGTCGTTGCCGGGCAAGCCGTCGGCATTTCGCTTTCCCCCGACGTTTGCGTGGTACTGAAGCAATGA
- a CDS encoding ABC transporter permease — MKREPPQSIADYGPLFFPAGMLLLFFVIPFGTMIAVSFFQRQEGGFYTPAFVFSNYERFLSPFFGGVLGFSLMLAVTVAICCVVLALPFTYLLSKFTRRLQVFWLVALLSVLSLSEVIIGFAWSTLLSRTAGLSNLLVKIGVLDQAVALFPSFGAVLTGMVYQALPYTILVLYPAIVRLDPTLMEAARTLGSSPIRAFFNVLVPALRNTIMATLIMVFIFALGSYLLPQILGRPQHWTLSVLITDQAIYQSNMPFAAAMAVFLVLVTLGLVALTLLIGRKGEKA; from the coding sequence ATGAAGCGCGAACCCCCTCAATCAATCGCCGATTACGGGCCGCTGTTTTTCCCCGCCGGCATGCTGCTGCTCTTCTTTGTCATACCTTTCGGCACGATGATTGCCGTCAGCTTTTTCCAGCGCCAGGAAGGGGGCTTCTATACGCCGGCTTTCGTCTTCTCCAATTATGAGCGCTTCCTCAGCCCCTTTTTTGGTGGCGTGCTTGGCTTTTCGTTGATGCTTGCCGTGACGGTCGCCATCTGCTGTGTCGTCCTGGCACTGCCCTTCACCTATCTGCTGAGCAAGTTTACACGCCGCCTTCAGGTGTTCTGGCTCGTGGCGCTGCTCTCCGTGCTTTCGCTGTCGGAAGTCATTATCGGCTTTGCCTGGTCGACGCTCCTCTCCCGCACAGCTGGCCTCAGCAATCTGCTGGTGAAGATCGGCGTCCTTGATCAGGCGGTCGCATTGTTCCCGAGTTTTGGTGCCGTGCTCACGGGCATGGTCTATCAGGCCCTGCCCTACACGATCCTCGTTCTGTACCCCGCCATCGTGCGGCTTGATCCAACCTTGATGGAAGCGGCACGAACGTTGGGGTCATCACCGATCCGTGCCTTTTTCAACGTATTGGTGCCTGCCCTGCGCAACACCATCATGGCGACGTTGATCATGGTGTTCATCTTCGCGCTCGGCTCCTACCTCCTGCCGCAAATCCTTGGCCGCCCGCAGCATTGGACGCTCTCGGTGCTCATCACCGACCAGGCGATCTATCAATCCAACATGCCATTCGCCGCAGCGATGGCAGTGTTTCTTGTTCTTGTCACGCTCGGGCTCGTGGCGCTCACATTGCTTATCGGACGCAAGGGAGAAAAGGCATGA
- a CDS encoding ABC transporter permease — MMHWLRRFYFLVIGLFLSLPLIVVAGVSVNAKQTLAFPPQGFSLSWYGEIFTNPEWRAALVASVVLATTSAALAVLIALPLSWFLWRRIAPWANIFQVLGIAPFTLPPVITALGLLTFWATTGFYGQPWTAVIGHAIFFVTLPLVTLSLGFSAIDRSFVEAAATMGADDRTVFRTVVLPLILPYLVSGYAFAFVLSLNEYIVAYMTVGFTLETLPIKIFNALRYGYTPTMASVTILFVATAAVIFSLVAKFGDLPKLLGAMASDDS, encoded by the coding sequence ATGATGCACTGGCTCAGACGCTTTTATTTCCTGGTGATCGGCCTTTTTCTCAGCCTGCCGCTGATCGTGGTGGCTGGCGTATCGGTCAATGCTAAGCAGACACTGGCCTTCCCGCCGCAAGGTTTCTCGTTGAGCTGGTACGGTGAGATCTTTACCAATCCGGAATGGCGGGCGGCGCTCGTCGCGTCCGTCGTTCTGGCAACGACGTCTGCAGCTTTGGCAGTACTGATTGCATTGCCGCTGTCGTGGTTCCTCTGGCGGCGCATCGCACCTTGGGCGAACATCTTCCAGGTGCTGGGCATCGCGCCTTTCACCCTGCCACCGGTCATCACCGCTCTCGGACTGCTAACCTTCTGGGCAACGACGGGATTCTATGGCCAACCCTGGACTGCGGTGATAGGCCACGCGATCTTTTTCGTGACCCTGCCACTGGTGACGCTTTCGCTTGGTTTTTCCGCCATTGACCGTTCCTTCGTCGAGGCGGCAGCAACCATGGGCGCCGACGACCGTACGGTATTTCGTACAGTCGTTCTGCCGCTGATCCTGCCCTACCTGGTCTCCGGCTATGCTTTCGCCTTCGTGTTGTCCCTCAACGAGTATATCGTTGCCTATATGACGGTGGGCTTCACGCTGGAGACGCTGCCGATCAAGATATTCAATGCGTTGCGCTACGGTTACACGCCGACGATGGCGTCGGTGACGATCCTCTTCGTCGCTACGGCCGCCGTGATCTTCTCGCTGGTTGCGAAATTCGGCGATCTGCCGAAATTGCTCGGCGCGATGGCTTCGGATGATTCATGA